A window of Amaranthus tricolor cultivar Red isolate AtriRed21 chromosome 8, ASM2621246v1, whole genome shotgun sequence genomic DNA:
CAAACTCAAAGTCGTCTTTGTGAAAATCACGGTATCCATATCGCACAATGCATCTATAAAGCCGGTATTCTTTCGGCCCAATGTGCCCTACAAGGAACCGCTCCTCGGGCTTTACGTGTGGAACGGGCACTGATTTGACACATAGAAAAACTAGGACTTGGTGGAAAGCCGGAAGATTGGTTACAAAGTGTGAGAAAATTGCCGGGATCCCAGACACAAGCTCAGAGTGGATCAATCCTATGCCACGGACACGTACAATGCCTAAGCTCGGCCCTAAGCTAAGAAGCCAATTGATGGACACCTTGTTTTGAACGTCATACTCGTACTTCTTGAGGGTGCCATAGTGCCAAGCGTACATTATAAACATAAAGATTAACGAGAGGGCGATAGGGACCCAAGCTCCTTCAAGAAATTTGATTAGGGATGCCGAGAAGTAGAGTGCTTCAAAGGCTCCAAAGAATATTACAAAAGCAAGCGCTATGAAAACGCTTTTACGCCAACATAGGACAATAACAAGTGACATAAGACATGTCGTAACAAGCATTACCGTAATGACAGCTAAACCTGTTTcgccaaaaaaaatcaattcacAATTAAGCTCCAAAATCGCTTCTCGTAAATCATAAATCGAAAAGACAATTTATGGtaggttttgggctatttttgaGCCCTTTCGGTAGTCAAACGATATGTTTAAGAAACATGAACATACCTGATGCATTTCCCATACGCTTTGTGTCCCTAAAACCGATTGTGACGGCCAAGCATAAAATCATCAATATCCAATTAACCTCCGGGATATAAATCTGCCCGTGAATCTTAGAAGATGTATGCACAATTTTAACTCGAGGGAAGCATCCAAGCGCCTGACATTGCTTAATGATCGAAAAAGTGCCGGTTATTATGGCTTGACTGCCGACTACAGCAGCTAGAATAGCTATTCCAAGCACCGGCCATCTCAGTTTTTCTGCCAAAAATAATTGCAACGGCAGATTTCAACCGTTTGAATAAAAACTCGGAAAACAACATTAAATCAGGAAAAAAGGCTACCTGGGACAGAAACGTAGAACCCGATTCGATAACCAGAGGCCATCACATGGTGTTTTGATAGGTAGGCAGCTTGCCCCATATAAGCAAGAATCAATGAAGGATACACCACAAAAGAAAAGGCAATCTAGACCACAAGTAAACATATTTAGCGAGAGTTAGACCAGTAAAAGAAACATAAGTTGAACAAGATAATCTAATTTCAATGTTAACCGATAAGAGCATTAGCTAGTATTTTGTGACAACGCTATACGCTAtattactcggactcttcattttgcttcacataCCCGTAtctgatccttgatgctcggacattggtatctTCATTGAGgtataaaattgaatatttagacatatCCGATACTTGGACATATACTAGTATCCCACATCAGTactcgagtccaagtaacatagactATATGCCAAAAGAGGGCGCGATGTAACATTTCATAATAAGTTCAAATAATGCTCGTACAGAAAAGTCTAATATAGACTTAGTGCACGCTAATTTTATGGTGCATCACTTCTCACTCTCCACTCTAGTGACCCACACGCCTTACTTTTCACTCCACCCACCCACACTCTTTACCTTCTACTCAACTAACCCACTAAAATGTTAAGATCGGTGACACTATTTTACTGTGCACTAAGCCCACATAAGAGTTTCTCGTCGAGAAGAAGGCTTAAGCCCGGAGAAATACCTTTATCGATAATTGAGAGAAGTGTCCAAGATCAGCAAACATGGCCTCCGAACCTACACATGCCCAATATCACATTGTAAACTAAACACACAACAGACATAAAAGATATTACAAATGACTATTGAAACCCAAAGAGCTCTCGTACCTGTGATACACAACAAAATTCCACCTAATGACATCCAACCACCAGCTTGTGTTTTCTTCAAAAATTTGTACATGTAATAAGGGGAGAGTGCTTGATAAACTTGCGGGTTCCAGTATAAGATATTATATAACCCAATGGCACTTATGCAGAAAAGCCAGGTCACAACTATGGGTGCAAACAAGAATCCCACTCGGTGGGTCCCGAAATGCTGGAGCGCGAACAAGCCGATAAGTATGAGACATGCTATCGGGACTTCTACATCTGCCTTGCAAAGGGAGTGTAAAGCTTTAGGATCAAAGATCTAATAAAAGAACAAAGACTaattgagatttgagaagtAAAATTTAAAGTGcgtcaattaaaatatatttggtCATTATAGGCGACTCCTATCTTTTGAAATTAATGCAAATTATGAAAGATACCACTATACTACTCCCAAAGGTGACTTTCTTTGAAGCATCTCTTAAAGAGTCAAAGATAAGCAGCCATCATAAAAGATGCATATATTTAAACTCTCATTTTTAAGGTCAAAAATCAAGCCCAAACTTCTAATTCAGTAACAAAAAAAGGTTGGCAAGAACTCTCCAAAAACATTCTTTCTTCAAACTTCTATAAAGGGCTCCTGTTTATTCGGTCATCGATCAATGACGGGTTCTTAAGCAATACAA
This region includes:
- the LOC130820408 gene encoding potassium transporter 6-like; this translates as MMDPESGFYENQVKKKESWRQVLILAYQSLGVVYGDLSTSPLYVYKSTFAEDIQHSESNDEIFGVLSFVFWTLTIVSLLKYVFIVLKADDNGEGGTFALYSLLCRHARVNSLPNCQLVDEELFEYKKDVVPIESGFGSRLKSILEKYRVLQKLLLVLALLGTCMVIGDGVLTPAISVFSAISGLELSMSHEHHKYVEVPIACLILIGLFALQHFGTHRVGFLFAPIVVTWLFCISAIGLYNILYWNPQVYQALSPYYMYKFLKKTQAGGWMSLGGILLCITGSEAMFADLGHFSQLSIKIAFSFVVYPSLILAYMGQAAYLSKHHVMASGYRIGFYVSVPEKLRWPVLGIAILAAVVGSQAIITGTFSIIKQCQALGCFPRVKIVHTSSKIHGQIYIPEVNWILMILCLAVTIGFRDTKRMGNASGLAVITVMLVTTCLMSLVIVLCWRKSVFIALAFVIFFGAFEALYFSASLIKFLEGAWVPIALSLIFMFIMYAWHYGTLKKYEYDVQNKVSINWLLSLGPSLGIVRVRGIGLIHSELVSGIPAIFSHFVTNLPAFHQVLVFLCVKSVPVPHVKPEERFLVGHIGPKEYRLYRCIVRYGYRDFHKDDFEFENDLVCSIAEFIRSEGTKMNGIKDESDKESNEKMTVVGSPSTYVDGIRMHEDIEHNEDLPGTSELKEIRSPIITPKKKVRFLLPESPKMGDGAKEELQDLMEAREAGIAYILGHAHVRAKQGSSWIKKVVINIGYDFLRRNCRAPSYPLSVPHVSTLEVGMICHI